GATGCCcagagggtggagatggtggacGAGCATGTGAGAAGCTTCAAGTCTGATAAGATAGTGTATAGCAAGATGGATATATTGCAAAAAACAAAATGACGAAAAAGAGCAAAACAAGAAACTTTGTATAGTACCGCCGGCTTGcagagcaaaaaaaaaaaaaaaataaaaataaaaaaataaaggagaaaaaaagaagtaaAAAAGGATGTATTCCTCCCACACAACCCCAGCTGCTGCAGTGCGTGACTTCCATAACTCCAAAAACTCCATGTTAAACGCCTGCAAAACGATGAGCCCTGTCCCATCACTTCAAAATGacaatcaacaacaccaaaacaatAATCAACACAACAATAGCAGTCatctgcctcccctccccactctccgccgccccccTCGCCACCCGCCCCAACTGCCTCCTCGCCCTGTTGAGCGTGCTCGCATGCCTATCCGCCACCCTCTCGCTCTCATCCAGCATCAAGACCTGCGAGTCCAGCTCATCCCCAATCTGCATCGACAGCTCCCTCTGCCGGCTGATGCTCAGCCCCAGCGCGTCCAGCTGCGCATCTTGCTCTTCCAGAATCTGTCGGTGGTAGGCGTGGATTTGGGTGTTTGACAGCCCCTCGGCTTCGTTGCGGTACCCCGCCGAGTCGTCGTCTACCTCGTCGCGATATGGCTgttgagaagaaaaaagggagGAGCGTTGCGCTTCGAGGTCAGTGTCATTGTTGTCGTCTGTGAAACGGACGTTCTTTTTctgactggtggtggtggtggggggagcgGGGGCGGATTGGGCGTGGGCAAAGTCTTCGGCTAGGGAGGGGTCATTGGGGTGGGTTAGGGTCGAGGTTGTGGCTGCGGTGGGGAAGCCATGGAATTGGGTGGTGAgatctttttgttgtttgttgagggaggtgagggttgtgaggagggcggtcGATTTACTGGTTGGGATGGTCAGGATAGGTATAGatagaggaggggggaggggaggggaggaacGGGAGGGCGTACgcttcctcgcctgcttCTTGGAGCCGTTGTTGTTCTTTTTCTAGGGCTTCGATCCCGTCGCGGAGTTGGTCCAGAGAACGAGAGATGTGGCCATCTTGGGTGTcgtttgggaggttgaggttcttTGCGCGCTGGCgctcgaggagggagagcttgaTGTGgtcggcgaggaggaggagggcgttggggttggacatgatggtgatgatgatccTGCGCCTGCGCCGAGTACCAGACTGAAAAAGCAAAAGCgaggaaaacaaaaagtaACTAGAGAAAAAAGGCACCAATAGTTGGTGGTGCGCAAGCCAGTGtcttggtgtggtgttgttgcggcTGTTTCAGTTGGCCAGTGACAGGTTGTTGTCGGTTGAACCGCATGGTTCTGGGCCGCTTGGCGCATTACGTAGGACCGCCCCACTGTTCTTCAAGGTTGAGCTACTGTACATACAAATGTCTACCAGGCAGCATCCCGAGGTCATCTCGGTTTGGGGAGTGTATTTTCCTCTTTGTACTCATAATATATAGAAATTGAGTTCTTCTTGACGGTCATTGAAAGACTTCATATTCTAAAATGACAACCTGCTTGTCTGCTGTGTCGTAGGTGGCCAACTGGCGGCACCTGGCCTGGCGTATGGCCCGTGCGCCACCCGAGTGTGAGTGGGACAAAATCTCCAAACCGCCAGGTTCCGGGCTGTCAACTGTTCTTCCTACAAAATAATCGCTACAAAATAACACACGCATTGCCGTCGCAACGGCACTCTTTCTTGTAGCGCTTGCCTGTATAAGTCACCATTACGATGGATCACGACGGCCAAGTGATGGCTGTCAATCCCGACACACCATTACAACAGGAGACACCAACGCCACAACATGATCAGAACCAAGATGAAGCAGACGCAACCgccaacacaaccaccaccaccacccctaaCCCCGATGTCTCAATACCAGAGCTCCCAGCCGCCTTTCCCAAGCGGCGTCGTGGCCGTCCTCCTGGACGTCCCAACATGTCcaccaaggaggaagagttcAAGGACCACCCGCTAGTCAAGAACTGGAATGCGGCATGTgcaaaccccaaaaaccccatTCTTACCGTGGCCGTTGCTATCCGCGACGCCTTGTCAGACACTGCTCTCAAACATGAGAATCAGAGGAAGATCTTCTGCTTGCCTAGCCATGAGTACATACACTTTGTTCAGGGGTGGATTACCGCTCGTCATATCGCTGCTCAACGGCCCAGTTACGTCAACGGTCTACTCATTCACTCTCGCGGTCAGGACGCGCCGGTATCGTGTACCACGTGTGCTGAGCGTCGCTCTAAACACTCGTTGGGTCCGTTTTTGGAGTGTCGGGTGCTACCAGAGTTTTTCCATGGCAGCTGTTCCAACTGCAAGTGGTTCGACAACACGTCCAACTGTTCACTGTACAAGGGTCCAAAGCCAAACAGAAAGAGGAAGGCAAAGGAGGATCAAGCTGCTTTGGATGCACCTGAGGGCGGAGAAGCAGGGCCCAGTGATGCGAATCAGATGGCTGTCACTCAACAGCATCAGCCACCGGTGGCAGCAGGACAGACCGGTGACCACATACACCCTCAGCTTATGGGCACTGGGCCGAATATGCACACTGGTTATCCGGTTCACGGGCTTCAGACGGGTCAGCATATGACTGATGCTCAGTTTGCACTGTCAGAGGGAGGGCAAGGGTCTCCAGGAAGTGGGGACGGTGAAACAGAGGGTGAGGGAAGTGGtagtggagatggggattcAGAGTGAGTGCGCCTAAACCTTTATGGTATCAGTTGCTGACTGTGCTTCCTCGGCAGTGATGTTGATATGCAGGTATCTCGTAACTTGGGGGCATTTGTTCAGTAGGACTGGGcatggatgatgggttgtggtgatgtCTAGCTTCATGCATAGCGTACCTGTAGCTTTGGACTCTAGAGCATGTAATAACAGTGAGTAGGTGATAATCAAGTCTTTGGAACAACAAATACTATAGTCCAATGGTGTGCTTACCCAGCGGCGCAGCCTTCATCTATCGGGATCAAGACCTCTAGCTCCCTGATTGAGCGGTTTGTGTTTTAGCTGCTATCAGCCTCACTCACACCCTACCAAGTCCGACTCCTTTAACATCGGGCAGTCGCCAGCCATGAATTTTTAGGGAGGCATACAACAATTTTACCTCCGCAACATGCCGTTATGGGCTCCGAAAACCCTGAGGAAACAACGATCGGCATTGCCGCTCTGGTAGCGGCCGTtgccgccctcctcttcgccgtcATTCAGACCATTACTGCGCTCGCCCAGTACATCTCCGTTAGCAGTCGATGCAGCAGACGTGTGAGCGGCGTGTTTGACCTCACAGCAGGCTTTTGGTTCCACCTTTCCTCGCTGTCGTGGAATCCGCAATATCGAATGCCGGGTGCTCACCATGCCGGGGTTGCGGTCAGAGCCAATGGTGACCATGGAGAGAGACCCCTCCAACGCCGAGTTCAGGCCTGGGAAGAACTACGACAATAAGAGAAACGGATATCTCGACTATGGCGTCCTGCGCGTGGTAGCGGGGAGTGATAGGTCCAAGGTTCACAGGGAAGTCAGCATTTTACCGACAGTTCTTTGGGGTGTTTTTGCTGTGGTGTGGACTCCAATTGCGATCGCTCTCTCTTCCATCACTCTAGTCTTTTGCTACCCACCGGCGTTTGCGTGCAGTTGCGCGTGCACAGGGTGCTGTGGCATGGGTCGgcctgaggaggaagaggaagaacaaGATAAACGAGACAGATTTGACTGGTGCCGTCGGAAAAGGTCACGGGAGATATGCCTCGACTTGCTGACTCCTTTGACGTTTGCATGGAAATGGGCCATCAAGTACAAGTCCGCCATGGGAGTTCACCTGGTCTGGAGGCCGTCGCGTGGTCTCAGTTTCTTGTCGATTACCAGGCTATTCGGTGGGGACACGCCAACATCAGGTAAGAGTGGCGGTTGGCAACGATGATTCCGTCGGATATCTACGGCGCTACTATCGAGACGACCATGGCTGATGTGGAGCTGTTGGCCGCACTGTCAGGAATGTCGTTTTCAAGCTCACCAGGTGTGATAGCGCGGACGAAATGTGGGGAGATGCTGACCAAGTCTCAGCACATGGTTcttggggcggtggtgtactACTGTTCAGGAAGGGAGAATATCGCGCCCAAAATCACCATGAAGGTCCTGTGCAAATCCTCCACATGGCTGCACTGTCTGCTGGAGATGCAAAACCACCTCAAGGCCGTCCGCTCATTttcatcaacttcaacagaTGATAGTAAACAACATAAAATCacaaccctcttcacccaTCCCTGGAAACACAACCTCTCCTCTGGCCCACccccccgccctctcctTGCAAGCAGAACTGAAAACTTACCCCCCTGTCGTTTCTGGTTCTCAATCAAGACATGAAGTGTTGACATCGGGGCATTGGAGTCTGAAGCCTGGGGCAAAAGTGGTGAAATCCACCAGGATCGTCGGGCCTATCGGGTGTTTTCTCAACCCGACTCAGACTAGGACTTGGCTGCGTGGAAGTCTGGGGCGGGAGATCGAGATTCAAACCCGGAGTGTCTGTCTTGACTTTGCAGTACTAAATAAGAATTGCACGGCCGTATTGTGTAAATACCCCGGTAGACCTGCCACCATTGCCAGAGCTGTGAAGACAACAGGATCGTTTgaggtgttgatggcggttGCGGCGGTGAATAATGAttttttggggagggtggggaaaggggtgttGGGTACTACGGCGAGGGAGCTAGCAGGCTGGGTTTTGTAAAGGGGATCAGAATGacagggggttgaggagggaggtgacgggTTGTATACAACGGGCGTTGGAGgctggtgggagaggaggggtggtggtggagaggaggggtggtggtggagaggaggggtggtggtggagaggaggggtggtggtggaggggagttTGGAGTTGGTCAAGGTTGTTATGGCTAATacggaggtggtgttgaggggggtgaggagggggttagggGTGGGGGATAtgtgggttggtgatcatggggaggggaaggtctgggaggatgattttgggggggttgttttgggaGCTTGAAATTTAGTGTTTTGAATTCTCATGGGGCTGAAGTTGGTGATAGATATAGGTAACTGGGTAGTTGTGAATGAGTGATACGCGCCCATGTGAGCCAACCATTCTGCCGTCCTgtcgtggtcgtcgtggCGACGAGGAGCATCCATCCGCTTTTATTTTACCCATACATCATATGATCACAACAAACCACCCGCTCCGCAACccagcaaccacccccaTGTAAGCGGAGGATCTTGGGAGCCTAGTGTCACTGGTTAGGAGAGCGTGGTGCAACGGTCAAAGCCGTTGCCTGCGTGCTGGTTGTCTCCGTCCCAAACAGGCCATCATGTATCTCACATTCCCTTCTCCGATGCCGCCTATTTGTGAGGCTGAATTCTGAGCCATTCCTTGGCTTAAGTTCACTTCACAAATACGCGGCATCGGAGAGAGCAATGCGAGCGAAATGATGCCTTCACCACGGGTGGACAGTCTGTCTCTGAGGATGCCATGACAATCCTTTTATTTTCGGTCAATTTGAAGTAAAAAAAATGTGGGTTGAGGACTGGAATCGAACTCGATCGCTGTCTGCCAGTCTTGTCCCTGGTTTCTCCAGCAGCTGGGAGGAGCGACCACAGTATAAATATTATGTCCACGTTGCTCCTTTCCAACCGAACAGCAGGCTACAGCCATTGAGGATCTGACTATGACAGGCCCCGTGGTCAAGTAGACAGTCTGCTGGCTGAGGGGAATGTCGAACTCCTCTCAGGGCTCCCACAAGGAGTTTCACGTTTGGTTCCGCCGCGAAGCAAAATCCGAGGGTTTTCGTAACTGATCTTATTCTCTCACTGAAGCACAGGTGATTACGGCATGATTGTTGTCGCCCACCGGCTTCCCATAGAATCAATTATCGTCGCAGTCTACCAGGTGACTAACATTTGACCCAGTAAAGGGACTGGTTGAATCCTGAAGCCCATATCAACAAACATGTCAAGTATGTACTCTTGCCTCTTTCGGAAAGAAGCGTGCAGAAGGAACAAATGTCAGCCACATTCTGACGCGGTCAAAGGTCAATGTATGGACCTTTTGCCTGCCCGACAACTCTTGTTTGCTTGGACCGTCCGTTATCTCCGAGTGTTACGTGAAGCCTTCTTGTCCGGCCTTGCTGCAGGAACGTGCCGCCCGAAATCCAATTACAGCCACATATATCAGTCTGCAGTCAGCACGGAGCTCGGAGCGGATGAATTCATTAACAGAGGTTAAGTAAGCTGGTCCACGTCACCGGtatctcatcatcatcccaaggAGAGCTGGTCTGATGTTTTTGCGATTGCAAGTCGTGGTGGAGATCGGACCTGGAGTAAGGAGATGAATGCTGCTGTCCCATTCGGCAAAAGAGGACGGCAATGACGGGATATATAACAGCTGCATCGCTCTCTCAACATTCGCCACCATTGTCTTTATTCACATCGACATCAATCATCATGAAGCTCTTGGCCCTCATCTCGGCCTTCCTattcacaaccaccaccctcgctcTCCCCAACAGCCGAGGAAAGCCCTCCAAAGGAACATGGcaaaccctcccctcaaTCAGTGACTTACCTCGCCAGGAACATGTCACTCttgccctctccccctcctccctcgccatcttcgGTGGCATTTTGCCAACCAAcgacacctcctcccccctcccctattcaacaaccaacatccTCCAAATCTACTCCATCCCCAACAAAACCTGGACCCTTGCCGCCCCTGCACCGCTAGCCCTCAACCACCCTaacgccgccgtcgtcgacGGCAAAATCTACCTCCTGGGGGGCCTAACCGAAGTTGACAACTGGGCCTGGAGACCCTCCCCTTTGTCTTTCGTCTACGACCCCAAAACTAACCAATGGGCTGacctcccctctctcccggACAGTCATACTCCCCGAGGAAGCGCGGCGATGGGGGTGCACAACGGCGTTGTCTACCTCGCTGGCggcctcaccatcctccctcttatTCCAGAACTAGGACCGCAGCAGACGACGGATGTGGTCTCTGCTTTTAACACCAAGACCAATACCTGGGTTACGCTTCCCCCTAAGGCGAGGAGACTgccggaggggagggatcaCGCTGGGGCGGCGGTGTATAAGGACAAGTTTTATGTtcttggggggaggagggacggGCAGGATAATGTTAGGGACACGGTCTATGAATTGGATCTGAAGAggttgggaaaggggtgggtggtgaagaaggggcgGATGCCTACTGCTAGGGGGGgagttgctgctgcgagggttggggggagggtttttgtcttggggggggagggaaataAAGTCAATGggacggagggggtgttTCCTCAGGTGGAGGTATATGATGTTGAGAGGGACAagtgggagaggttgggggggatggaggtgcCGAGGCATGGTACGAGtgcggtgggggtgggagggggtgtgtaTGTtcctggggggggggttaggCAGGGAGGTGCGCCGGTGAGTACTTTTGATGTGTTTTGGCCCTAGTATGGAGGTGATAAAGGGGTCTTTCGTTgcggttttgggggttgatcATGGATGGCTGTTGTACCTATTTGGGATCCCTGGCAAAAGCAAGTTTGATAATAGATTTCAGCGATTGTTTTTCCGTGACTTGCATGCAACAAGGAGAAAACAATGTGAAATTTGTGGAACCAAAAGGACATCTTACCCACAGGGTAGGCCGGGTGGTATATATCTCTACAAATTTTCTGTCTAATATCTGTGTTTGTTGTGTGCAAATTTAAGTTCAGAGGCTACGGACATCTGTTCTGcactcccacctcccacgccATCAAAGCCCCTAATTCCGCCACCAAaactcaacaacaaactcAAATACCTCACCGGGTGACTAGTCTAGTGGTCAGGACGCTTCGTTGTGGTTATTCGTAAGAATATCACATACGATCCGAAGAAACCCCGGTTCGATTCCGGGGTCGCCCATTATcttttgacttttttttttctccctttACCCTCTCTGGTAtctccacccctccaacccatcccTCCCTGTATCAACCACCCCAGCCCTCTTCGTCGGTTCAGTGTTGAAGACCTTGCCAGCTTTTGTGTCGAGGACTCGACCCatggcaacaacaagacaagtCACCATCCGGTCTCCGAACCCCCCAAAGGCTGGGCAGCGGTGGGGGCGGAGGGAGTAAGGCAGGTAGGCTTCTGTTTGGAGGGGGCTGAGGTTGTCGaagcgggagggggagaactCGAGGGCGGTGGGACCCCAGATGGAGGGGTGCCGGTGCATGAGTTCGAGGTCGGCTTTGAtcttgaaggaggaggagggggtgtggcGGTAGATGcgtttgttggagggggtgaggcggAGGCCTTcctggggttgggtgttAGTGGGAATGGAGtgagtgatggggaggggggagcagGAACAAGGTGGCCTATATGGTTTACTTTTGCCAGTTTGAGggcctctctctccttgaGAGAATTCGTCCCGAGACACTCGGGAACAGAAGAGATCCTTGATGGAAGGGTAAGCGAAGGATAGAGGTGAAAGGCGAGGATGTAAGTGACCATGACGACGCGCCAAAGTGTTTCGTATTGAGGCATGATCATACTGAGGATTTCCTCCGGCTTTAGTTGGTCGAATGGCCAGCATAAACACCGGGGGTCCCTGCGTTGTAGGGCAGTGAGGTGGTGAATGAGAAGCGATGATATCACGGGTTTCTCCGAAGACGACTTGGCTTTGAGCCATTGGTTGTTGATTTcgtcggtgatgatgaccagTGAGTCCCGTGGCAAACTGTCCGAAGAGATCTGAAAGTTATCGATGAGCACGACTTTGAGGCAGGTTATTCGGGTGGCTTCTGCTaggtgaaggggttggctTGTGTCGCGGGGGAGTTCAGCTGTGAGAATGGAAGTGGCTTTCTCAAAGAGCTTGATCCAGTCTCGGCCTGGACGGTTGATGATACTAGAGGCCATTTTCAGGAAATTCTTGTGGATCGAAGTTGAAGCGGTAGTTAAAGAATTAGTGATGTTGAAGGCAAGGGCAATATTCTCGTTGGCTGCTGCACGAAGGTGGAGGGTGTCTTGTGGCTTCGAGACGCCAGCGAAGGAAAAGTTGATGATTGACTTTTGGCCGTTGAGCCAGGTGTTGACGTCTTGCTTCTCAGGTCGT
This window of the Podospora pseudoanserina strain CBS 124.78 chromosome 3, whole genome shotgun sequence genome carries:
- a CDS encoding hypothetical protein (COG:U; EggNog:ENOG503NUT2), with translation MSNPNALLLLADHIKLSLLERQRAKNLNLPNDTQDGHISRSLDQLRDGIEALEKEQQRLQEAGEEAKSTALLTTLTSLNKQQKDLTTQFHGFPTAATTSTLTHPNDPSLAEDFAHAQSAPAPPTTTTSQKKNVRFTDDNNDTDLEAQRSSLFSSQQPYRDEVDDDSAGYRNEAEGLSNTQIHAYHRQILEEQDAQLDALGLSISRQRELSMQIGDELDSQVLMLDESERVADRHASTLNRARRQLGRVARGAAESGEGRQMTAIVVLIIVLVLLIVILK
- a CDS encoding hypothetical protein (EggNog:ENOG503PGSE; COG:S), yielding MDHDGQVMAVNPDTPLQQETPTPQHDQNQDEADATANTTTTTTPNPDVSIPELPAAFPKRRRGRPPGRPNMSTKEEEFKDHPLVKNWNAACANPKNPILTVAVAIRDALSDTALKHENQRKIFCLPSHEYIHFVQGWITARHIAAQRPSYVNGLLIHSRGQDAPVSCTTCAERRSKHSLGPFLECRVLPEFFHGSCSNCKWFDNTSNCSLYKGPKPNRKRKAKEDQAALDAPEGGEAGPSDANQMAVTQQHQPPVAAGQTGDHIHPQLMGTGPNMHTGYPVHGLQTGQHMTDAQFALSEGGQGSPGSGDGETEGEGSGSGDGDSDDVDMQVSRNLGAFVQ
- a CDS encoding hypothetical protein (COG:S; EggNog:ENOG50), whose translation is MGSENPEETTIGIAALVAAVAALLFAVIQTITALAQYISAFGSTFPRCRGIRNIECRVLTMPGLRSEPMVTMERDPSNAEFRPGKNYDNKRNGYLDYGVLRVVAGSDRSKVHREVSILPTVLWGVFAVVWTPIAIALSSITLVFCYPPAFACSCACTGCCGMGRPEEEEEEQDKRDRFDWCRRKRSREICLDLLTPLTFAWKWAIKYKSAMGVHLVWRPSRGLSFLSITRLFGGDTPTSGDQNDRGLRREVTGCIQRALEAGGRGGVVVERRGGGGEEGWWWRGGVVVEGSLELVKVVMANTEVVLRGVRRGLGVGDMWVGDHGEGKVWEDDFGGVVLGA
- a CDS encoding hypothetical protein (EggNog:ENOG503P4IZ), producing the protein MMSSDLSPSHGAWASTPPKVTRPNLCCELPNLPGECMFLGFVAILGITCVFLCKLILWLFHVAVDFGQPAWLQWLQRPEKQDVNTWLNGQKSIINFSFAGVSKPQDTLHLRAAANENIALAFNITNSLTTASTSIHKNFLKMASSIINRPGRDWIKLFEKATSILTAELPRDTSQPLHLAEATRITCLKVVLIDNFQISSDSLPRDSLVIITDEINNQWLKAKSSSEKPVISSLLIHHLTALQRRDPRCLCWPFDQLKPEEILSMIMPQYETLWRVVMVTYILAFHLYPSLTLPSRISSVPECLGTNSLKEREALKLAKEGLRLTPSNKRIYRHTPSSSFKIKADLELMHRHPSIWGPTALEFSPSRFDNLSPLQTEAYLPYSLRPHRCPAFGGFGDRMVTCLVVAMGRVLDTKAGKVFNTEPTKRAGVVDTGRDGLEGWRYQRG
- a CDS encoding hypothetical protein (EggNog:ENOG503Q4WW; COG:T), with the protein product MTGYITAASLSQHSPPLSLFTSTSIIMKLLALISAFLFTTTTLALPNSRGKPSKGTWQTLPSISDLPRQEHVTLALSPSSLAIFGGILPTNDTSSPLPYSTTNILQIYSIPNKTWTLAAPAPLALNHPNAAVVDGKIYLLGGLTEVDNWAWRPSPLSFVYDPKTNQWADLPSLPDSHTPRGSAAMGVHNGVVYLAGGLTILPLIPELGPQQTTDVVSAFNTKTNTWVTLPPKARRLPEGRDHAGAAVYKDKFYVLGGRRDGQDNVRDTVYELDLKRLGKGWVVKKGRMPTARGGVAAARVGGRVFVLGGEGNKVNGTEGVFPQVEVYDVERDKWERLGGMEVPRHGTSAVGVGGGVYVPGGGVRQGGAPVSTFDVFWP